From Triticum aestivum cultivar Chinese Spring chromosome 4A, IWGSC CS RefSeq v2.1, whole genome shotgun sequence, a single genomic window includes:
- the LOC123085677 gene encoding protein high chlorophyll fluorescent 107 has protein sequence MAMRLFSSSPPPPPLPGPATTKASSAAALFFLRLRRGRPAAAAGGGPERDGEGPFDRRMEEIAKKVPLFEPAMGEPAATAERPLPINLELWLHRAKVHTRKYEFAEAEKLLNKCMLYWPEDGRPYVALGKLYSKQSRFDKARAAYERGCQATQGENPYIWQCWAVLESKGGSIRRARELFDAATVADAKHIAAWHGWAILEIKQGNIKKARNLLAKGLKYCGGNEYIYQTLALLEARAERFEQARTLFQLATQCNPKSCASWLSWAQVEMRAENNVIARKLFEKAVQASPKNRFSWHVWALFEANQGNTDKARKLLKIGHAVNPRDPVILQSLALLEYNCASPNVARVLFRKASQIDPRHQPVWIAWGWMEWKEGNERTARSLYQRALSVNSTNECAARCLQAWGVLEQRVGNYTAARRLLRSSLNINSQSEVTWLTWAALEEEQGDPVRAEEIRDLYFQQRIEVMDDASWVMGFLDIIDPALDSVKKLLNMDRPSGQVMQQGRNRGITAEGSSTSDLDSGTAEGSSTPNLDSIVDRRAAYTREAESDFDVDGFIRRRLALDPAELDAGLEGSDPKGVISQRRTRRLTRKPLPLLPVP, from the exons ATGGCGATGCGGCTCTTCTCGtcctcgccgcctcccccgcccctcCCGGGCCCTGCCACCACCAAGGCCTCATCCGCCGCCGCGCTCTTCTTCCTCCGCCTACGCCGCGGGAGGCCCGCTGCCGCGGCAGGGGGAGGGCCCGAGCGGGACGGGGAGGGCCCCTTCGACAGGAGAATGGAGGAGATTGCGAAGAAGGTCCCGCTCTTCGAGCCCGCCATGGGCGAGCCCGCCGCCACGGCTGAGCGCCCGCTGCCCATCAACCTCGAGCTCTGGCTCCACCGCGCCAAGGTGCACACCAGGAAGTACGAGTTCGCGGAAGCCGAGAAGCTCCTCAACAAG TGCATGTTGTATTGGCCTGAAGACGGGCGCCCATACGTCGCGCTTGGGAAGCTATATAGCAAACAGTCGAGGTTTGACAAAGCTAGAGCGGCTTATGAAAGGGGCTGCCAAGCCACACAGGGAGAAAATCCATACATTTGGCAG TGCTGGGCAGTGCTAGAAAGCAAGGGTGGGAGTATTCGAAGAGCACGAGAGCTATTTGATGCTGCTACTGTGGCTGATGCAAAGCACATTGCAGCTTGGCATGGGTGGGCAATTTTAGAAATCAAACAAGGAAACATAAAAAAGGCTCGGAACCTACTTGCAAAAGGTCTGAAATATTGTGGAGGAAATGAGTACATTTACCAGACTCTTGCTTTGCTTGAAGCTAGAGCAGAGCGCTTTGAACAAGCACGGACTTTATTCCAGCTAGCTACTCAATGCAATCCAAAAAGTTGTGCAAGTTGGCTA TCTTGGGCTCAGGTAGAAATGCGTGCAGAAAACAATGTCATTGCGAGGAAGCTCTTTGAG AAAGCTGTCCAGGCTAGTCCCAAGAACAGATTTTCGTGGCAtgtttgggcactctttgaggccaATCAAGGTAACACTGACAAAGCAAGGAAGTTACTTAAGATTGGCCATGCTGTGAACCCTAGGGACCCTGTAATTCTACAGTCACTTGCACTGCTGGAATACAATTGTGCATCTCCAAATGTTGCCCGTGTATTATTTAGAAAGGCATCTCAGATTGATCCAAGGCACCAACCAGTTTGGATA GCTTGGGGTTGGATGGAGTGGAAAGAAGGAAATGAGAGAACTGCAAGGTCACTCTATCAAAGAGCCTTGTCAGTTAATTCAACAAATGAATGTGCTGCTCGTTGTCTTCAG GCTTGGGGAGTCCTAGAACAGCGTGTGGGTAACTACACTGCTGCCAGAAGATTGTTGAGGTCTTCGCTGAACATCAATTCTCAGAGTGAGGTGACATGGCTGACATGGGCGGCACTAGAGGAGGAACAGGGGGATCCAGTTCGAGCTGAAGAAATACGGGACCTTTATTTTCAGCAG CGTATCGAGGTCATGGATGATGCCTCCTGGGTCATGGGCTTCCTCGACATCATCGATCCTGCTCTAGACAGCGTGAAGAAGCTCCTAAACATGGACCGACCGTCCGGTCAAGTGATGCAGCAAGGTAGGAACAGGGGGATCACAGCTGAAGGTTCAAGTACTTCTGACCTCGACAGCGGCACGGCTGAAGGTTCAAGCACTCCCAACCTCGACAGCATCGTGGACCGCCGTGCTGCATACACTCGGGAGGCAGAGAGTGATTTTGACGTGGACGGCTTCATCAGGAGGAGGCTGGCCCTGGACCCGGCGGAGCTAGACGCTGGGCTAGAGGGCTCTGATCCCAAGGGAGTTATTTCTCAAAGGAGGACGCGGCGGCTGACCAGGAagcctctccctcttcttcccGTCCCGTAG
- the LOC123085678 gene encoding FIP1[III]-like protein isoform X2 encodes MCSSMADPADAATAPANDDDVDDLYADLDDQVTAALAAAGESGGSNAKDSDPATDAEADADAIEAVDLGDGLAGYSSSDEESEDDLHIVLNEDGCAPPPPSAGRCEEGWAEESEEGELRASLLKSLSAKDGGQRKLHGLHYKGPLDKTTVAITGQGDLGHQHAFQKDYYFFLPRNRTVFDINIEAFQQKPWRQHGIDLTDYFNFGLDEEGWRKYCFGMFTQGARSLAEKSSGMDQESHHNLESSKLMPKSAIYSGFEGSNDVAKPKGRAIDVQGGLFERLPSADMWRPRERDSDVVIQVNMMLSPSNHSTSDDSSTVNDKCMTTESECRVLVNDPGVKCLKDTNHLVDKVVPKEVLNGGSSECTGSKLDTRDSASTRDHFSSPRYSDMLSEESTEDCYFKRANRYPNSKATCSDTKLKNVYAKSDFCRHSSKSDQESAKGDSHSYTPSPADDRYDKTDEPDFMSSGVFMNRQSDHRLLKYGHQERKEQKRKGSAYVRHDAFEKEEKIAYSYASRYDRKHEEKRSSSTFLGNDCRNAVHNQVYERRDYSPAERAALRNGVHRFSTISNHHHDRFSRHEFNDDQDDLQRLSLAKGWQRRHDHGYGYKSVQKAELFDDIDRHMYRESYYQETRRVRHGHDEEDELFDYNDYRFGEFCGPEVRRKYRSRRSAESSDEHWRHPYHFVSPPRANDYPKNPERNWSSPGLTSLSSRNSRNAKFMQYHHDEYYQNNKHHNSSAHIDNIQQSVSFTAAPCETGYGILPVKRKLHAGLGSMSRKDLLGIAISKGRRLKHDQFMISDRKLYAVEMHNSPKETVREAIYSFSDMRDSNTISNIHDERRHEHMNIQPKDTASIRLNDRKRKFKLQGNEIRRVESDNEGCLPADKNLHSSKHKDVHQKAQKVKLNRSYYQSVCQGLEKTTNQRRQTTKEEDEIEEGEVIEEDHQDTAPNRKPNKPRNTALKSVIEASSGGQLEMINATSKDICDNGATRECDEKHILKVMEKMQKRRERFKEAVTVTQKEQDNGKDELLAVACGADDVKNQRPARKRRWGGNG; translated from the exons ATGTGCTCCTCCATGGCCGACCCAGCGGACGCCGCCACAGCACCGGCGAACGACGACGACGTCGACGATCTCTACGCCGACCTCGACGACCAGGTGACCGCCGCGCTGGCCGCGGCTGGGGAGAGCGGCGGCTCCAACGCCAAGGACTCCGACCCGGCCACCGACGCCGAGGCCGACGCCGACGCCATCGAGGCTGTGGATTTGGGGGACGGGCTCGCGGGCTACAGCAGCAGCGACGAGGAGAGTGAGGATGACCTCCACATCGTGCTCAACGAGGACggctgcgcgccgccgcctccttctgCCGGCCGGTGCGAGGAGGGGTGGGCGGAGGAGAGCGAGGAGGGGGAGCTTCGGGCCAGCCTCTTGAAGAGTCTATCTGCTAAGGACGGCGGACAGCGCAAG CTTCACGGCCTCCACTACAAGGGACCTCTTGACAAAACAACAGTGGCAATCACAGGACAAGGTGATCTAGGTCACCAGCATGCGTTTCAGaaggattattattttttcttgcCAAGAAACAG GACGGTTTTCGACATAAACATTGAAGCATTTCAGCAGAAGCCTTGGAGACAGCATGGTATAGATCTTACTGATTACTTCAATTTTGGTCTGGATGAAGAAGGTTGGAGAAAATATTGTTTTGGCATG TTCACACAGGGAGCCAGATCACTTGCAGAAAAATCGTCAGGAATGGATCAG GAATCACATCACAATCTTGAATCTAGTAAGCTAATGCCAAAGTCAGCAATTTATTCTGGATTTGAAGGAAGTAATGACGTTGCCAAG CCAAAGGGTAGAGCTATCGATGTTCAAGGTGGTCTGTTTGAACGTCTTCCGTCAGCAGATATGTGGCGTCCAAGAGAAAGGGATTCTGATGTTGTGATACAA GTAAACATGATGCTTTCGCCTTCAAATCACTCCACTTCTGATGACAGCTCAACAGTAAATGACAAGTGCATGACTACTGAAAG TGAATGCAGAGTATTGGTTAACGATCCCGGCGTCAAATGTTTGAAAGACACTAACCATCTGGTGGACAAGGTTGTTCCTAAGGAAGTGCTTAATGGAGGTTCCTCAGAGTGTACTGGGAGCAAATTGGATACCAGAGATTCAGCTTCTACAAGGGACCATTTTTCTAGTCCTCGTTATTCTGACATGCTTTCTGAAGAATCAACAGAAGATTGCTACTTTAAGAGAGCTAATAGATATCCAAATTCCAAGGCTACTTGTTCAGACACCAAGCTTAAGAATGTGTATGCCAAGTCTGATTTTTGCCGCCATTCGAGTAAATCAGACCAAGAAAGTGCCAAGGGTGACAGTCATAGCTATACCCCCTCTCCTGCTGATGATAGATATGACAAGACAGATGAACCTGATTTCATGTCCAGTGGCGTATTTATGAATCGTCAAAGTGATCACCGTCTCCTTAAATATGGGCATCAAGAAAGAAAAGAACAGAAGCGGAAAGGTTCAGCTTATGTAAGGCATGATGCGTTTGAGAAGGAAGAAAAAATAGCATATAGCTATGCTAGCAGGTATGATAGAAAGCATGAAGAGAAAAGATCTAGCTCCACTTTCCTTGGTAATGATTGCCGCAATGCTGTTCACAATCAGGTTTATGAAAGACGTGATTATTCACCTGCTGAAAGAGCAGCTTTGAGAAATGGCGTGCATCGCTTTAGTACCATCTCTAACCATCATCACGACCGTTTTTCTAGGCATGAATTCAATGATGACCAAGATGATCTGCAGAGGCTCTCATTAGCCAAAGGGTGGCAGCGACGCCATGATCACGGATATGGATACAAGTCAGTGCAAAAGGCTGAGCTTTTTGATGACATTGATAGGCACATGTATAGAGAAAGTTATTACCAGGAAACTAGAAGAGTCCGACATGGCCATGATGAGGAAGATGAACTATTCGATTACAATGACTACCGATTTGGTGAGTTCTGTGGACCTGAGGTTAGACGAAAGTATCGAAGCAGAAGATCTGCAGAAAGCAGTGATGAACATTGGAGACATCCTTACCACTTCGTTTCGCCTCCTCGGGCAAATGACTACCCCAAGAATCCTGAGAGAAACTGGTCTTCTCCTGGTTTAACTTCCTTGAGCTCAAGAAACAGTCGAAATGCCAAATTCATGCAATATCATCATGATGAATACTATCAAAATAACAAGCACCATAATTCTTCAGCTCACATTGACAACATTCAACAATCTGTTTCATTCACTGCTGCCCCCTGTGAGACTGGTTATGGTATTCTTCCAGTCAAGAGGAAGCTCCATGCTGGTCTGGGTTCGATGAGCCGTAAAGATCTTCTCGGCATAGCAATTTCAAAAGGGAGAAGACTGAAGCATGACCAATTCATGATCAGTGATAGGAAGCTTTATGCTGTGGAGATGCACAATTCTCCAAAGGAAACTGTTAGAGAAGCCATTTATAGTTTCAGTGATATGAGAGATAGTAATACTATTTCAAACATTCACGATGAAAGAAGACATGAGCACATGAATATTCAGCCCAAGGACACAGCTAGCATCCGCTTGAATGATAGGAAAAGAAAG TTTAAGCTCCAAGGCAATGAGATAAGGCGAGTTGAAAGTGACAATGAGGGATGTCTTCCTGCAGACAAGAATTTGCACAGTTCCAAACACAAGGATGTACATCAGAAAGCACAGAAGGTGAAACTGAATAGAAGTTACTATCAGTCAGTCTGCCAGGGCTTGGAGAAAACAACAAACCAAAGACGCCAAACTACCAAGGAAGAAGATGAGATTGAGGAGGGAGAAGTGATTGAAGAGGACCATCAGGATACTGCTCCAAACAGAAAACCTAACAAGCCAAGAAACACAGCATTGAAATCAGTGATTGAAGCAAGCTCAGGCGGTCAGTTAGAGATGATTAATGCAACCTCAAAAGATATTTGCGACAATGGAGCTACAAGGGAATGCGACGAGAAACACATACTTAAGGTAATGGAAAAGATGCAGAAGAGAAGGGAGAGGTTCAAAGAAGCTGTTACTGTTACCCAAAAGGAGCAAGACAATGGCAAGGATGAACTGTTAGCAGTTGCGTGTGGTGCGGACGATGTCAAGAATCAGCGACCTGCAAGGAAACGTCGTTGGGGCGGCAATGGTTAG
- the LOC123085678 gene encoding FIP1[III]-like protein isoform X1: MCSSMADPADAATAPANDDDVDDLYADLDDQVTAALAAAGESGGSNAKDSDPATDAEADADAIEAVDLGDGLAGYSSSDEESEDDLHIVLNEDGCAPPPPSAGRCEEGWAEESEEGELRASLLKSLSAKDGGQRKLHGLHYKGPLDKTTVAITGQGDLGHQHAFQKDYYFFLPRNRTVFDINIEAFQQKPWRQHGIDLTDYFNFGLDEEGWRKYCFGMKQFTQGARSLAEKSSGMDQESHHNLESSKLMPKSAIYSGFEGSNDVAKPKGRAIDVQGGLFERLPSADMWRPRERDSDVVIQVNMMLSPSNHSTSDDSSTVNDKCMTTESECRVLVNDPGVKCLKDTNHLVDKVVPKEVLNGGSSECTGSKLDTRDSASTRDHFSSPRYSDMLSEESTEDCYFKRANRYPNSKATCSDTKLKNVYAKSDFCRHSSKSDQESAKGDSHSYTPSPADDRYDKTDEPDFMSSGVFMNRQSDHRLLKYGHQERKEQKRKGSAYVRHDAFEKEEKIAYSYASRYDRKHEEKRSSSTFLGNDCRNAVHNQVYERRDYSPAERAALRNGVHRFSTISNHHHDRFSRHEFNDDQDDLQRLSLAKGWQRRHDHGYGYKSVQKAELFDDIDRHMYRESYYQETRRVRHGHDEEDELFDYNDYRFGEFCGPEVRRKYRSRRSAESSDEHWRHPYHFVSPPRANDYPKNPERNWSSPGLTSLSSRNSRNAKFMQYHHDEYYQNNKHHNSSAHIDNIQQSVSFTAAPCETGYGILPVKRKLHAGLGSMSRKDLLGIAISKGRRLKHDQFMISDRKLYAVEMHNSPKETVREAIYSFSDMRDSNTISNIHDERRHEHMNIQPKDTASIRLNDRKRKFKLQGNEIRRVESDNEGCLPADKNLHSSKHKDVHQKAQKVKLNRSYYQSVCQGLEKTTNQRRQTTKEEDEIEEGEVIEEDHQDTAPNRKPNKPRNTALKSVIEASSGGQLEMINATSKDICDNGATRECDEKHILKVMEKMQKRRERFKEAVTVTQKEQDNGKDELLAVACGADDVKNQRPARKRRWGGNG; this comes from the exons ATGTGCTCCTCCATGGCCGACCCAGCGGACGCCGCCACAGCACCGGCGAACGACGACGACGTCGACGATCTCTACGCCGACCTCGACGACCAGGTGACCGCCGCGCTGGCCGCGGCTGGGGAGAGCGGCGGCTCCAACGCCAAGGACTCCGACCCGGCCACCGACGCCGAGGCCGACGCCGACGCCATCGAGGCTGTGGATTTGGGGGACGGGCTCGCGGGCTACAGCAGCAGCGACGAGGAGAGTGAGGATGACCTCCACATCGTGCTCAACGAGGACggctgcgcgccgccgcctccttctgCCGGCCGGTGCGAGGAGGGGTGGGCGGAGGAGAGCGAGGAGGGGGAGCTTCGGGCCAGCCTCTTGAAGAGTCTATCTGCTAAGGACGGCGGACAGCGCAAG CTTCACGGCCTCCACTACAAGGGACCTCTTGACAAAACAACAGTGGCAATCACAGGACAAGGTGATCTAGGTCACCAGCATGCGTTTCAGaaggattattattttttcttgcCAAGAAACAG GACGGTTTTCGACATAAACATTGAAGCATTTCAGCAGAAGCCTTGGAGACAGCATGGTATAGATCTTACTGATTACTTCAATTTTGGTCTGGATGAAGAAGGTTGGAGAAAATATTGTTTTGGCATG AAACAGTTCACACAGGGAGCCAGATCACTTGCAGAAAAATCGTCAGGAATGGATCAG GAATCACATCACAATCTTGAATCTAGTAAGCTAATGCCAAAGTCAGCAATTTATTCTGGATTTGAAGGAAGTAATGACGTTGCCAAG CCAAAGGGTAGAGCTATCGATGTTCAAGGTGGTCTGTTTGAACGTCTTCCGTCAGCAGATATGTGGCGTCCAAGAGAAAGGGATTCTGATGTTGTGATACAA GTAAACATGATGCTTTCGCCTTCAAATCACTCCACTTCTGATGACAGCTCAACAGTAAATGACAAGTGCATGACTACTGAAAG TGAATGCAGAGTATTGGTTAACGATCCCGGCGTCAAATGTTTGAAAGACACTAACCATCTGGTGGACAAGGTTGTTCCTAAGGAAGTGCTTAATGGAGGTTCCTCAGAGTGTACTGGGAGCAAATTGGATACCAGAGATTCAGCTTCTACAAGGGACCATTTTTCTAGTCCTCGTTATTCTGACATGCTTTCTGAAGAATCAACAGAAGATTGCTACTTTAAGAGAGCTAATAGATATCCAAATTCCAAGGCTACTTGTTCAGACACCAAGCTTAAGAATGTGTATGCCAAGTCTGATTTTTGCCGCCATTCGAGTAAATCAGACCAAGAAAGTGCCAAGGGTGACAGTCATAGCTATACCCCCTCTCCTGCTGATGATAGATATGACAAGACAGATGAACCTGATTTCATGTCCAGTGGCGTATTTATGAATCGTCAAAGTGATCACCGTCTCCTTAAATATGGGCATCAAGAAAGAAAAGAACAGAAGCGGAAAGGTTCAGCTTATGTAAGGCATGATGCGTTTGAGAAGGAAGAAAAAATAGCATATAGCTATGCTAGCAGGTATGATAGAAAGCATGAAGAGAAAAGATCTAGCTCCACTTTCCTTGGTAATGATTGCCGCAATGCTGTTCACAATCAGGTTTATGAAAGACGTGATTATTCACCTGCTGAAAGAGCAGCTTTGAGAAATGGCGTGCATCGCTTTAGTACCATCTCTAACCATCATCACGACCGTTTTTCTAGGCATGAATTCAATGATGACCAAGATGATCTGCAGAGGCTCTCATTAGCCAAAGGGTGGCAGCGACGCCATGATCACGGATATGGATACAAGTCAGTGCAAAAGGCTGAGCTTTTTGATGACATTGATAGGCACATGTATAGAGAAAGTTATTACCAGGAAACTAGAAGAGTCCGACATGGCCATGATGAGGAAGATGAACTATTCGATTACAATGACTACCGATTTGGTGAGTTCTGTGGACCTGAGGTTAGACGAAAGTATCGAAGCAGAAGATCTGCAGAAAGCAGTGATGAACATTGGAGACATCCTTACCACTTCGTTTCGCCTCCTCGGGCAAATGACTACCCCAAGAATCCTGAGAGAAACTGGTCTTCTCCTGGTTTAACTTCCTTGAGCTCAAGAAACAGTCGAAATGCCAAATTCATGCAATATCATCATGATGAATACTATCAAAATAACAAGCACCATAATTCTTCAGCTCACATTGACAACATTCAACAATCTGTTTCATTCACTGCTGCCCCCTGTGAGACTGGTTATGGTATTCTTCCAGTCAAGAGGAAGCTCCATGCTGGTCTGGGTTCGATGAGCCGTAAAGATCTTCTCGGCATAGCAATTTCAAAAGGGAGAAGACTGAAGCATGACCAATTCATGATCAGTGATAGGAAGCTTTATGCTGTGGAGATGCACAATTCTCCAAAGGAAACTGTTAGAGAAGCCATTTATAGTTTCAGTGATATGAGAGATAGTAATACTATTTCAAACATTCACGATGAAAGAAGACATGAGCACATGAATATTCAGCCCAAGGACACAGCTAGCATCCGCTTGAATGATAGGAAAAGAAAG TTTAAGCTCCAAGGCAATGAGATAAGGCGAGTTGAAAGTGACAATGAGGGATGTCTTCCTGCAGACAAGAATTTGCACAGTTCCAAACACAAGGATGTACATCAGAAAGCACAGAAGGTGAAACTGAATAGAAGTTACTATCAGTCAGTCTGCCAGGGCTTGGAGAAAACAACAAACCAAAGACGCCAAACTACCAAGGAAGAAGATGAGATTGAGGAGGGAGAAGTGATTGAAGAGGACCATCAGGATACTGCTCCAAACAGAAAACCTAACAAGCCAAGAAACACAGCATTGAAATCAGTGATTGAAGCAAGCTCAGGCGGTCAGTTAGAGATGATTAATGCAACCTCAAAAGATATTTGCGACAATGGAGCTACAAGGGAATGCGACGAGAAACACATACTTAAGGTAATGGAAAAGATGCAGAAGAGAAGGGAGAGGTTCAAAGAAGCTGTTACTGTTACCCAAAAGGAGCAAGACAATGGCAAGGATGAACTGTTAGCAGTTGCGTGTGGTGCGGACGATGTCAAGAATCAGCGACCTGCAAGGAAACGTCGTTGGGGCGGCAATGGTTAG